Genomic window (Paenibacillus sp. 37):
TTTAATAGAAAAAAAGAAGCGGTAACTTTTCCGCTTCTTTTTTTTGCTTTGCTGTTTAACGCGTATACTCTGGCTTCTCTATTGCGACTGGCTGAGGATTCGCTAATACCCATAACACAGCCAACTCGGATAATCTGGCAGGCGCATCAAAATCGTATCCATCATGAAGCCTGCTGACCAGGTTTGCTGCCTCTTGGAGTAGTGCCGGGGCGAGTGGCGCACCAATGCCCAGGTGACGAATCAGTGCATCCAGCATCTTGCGATACTCTGCATCCCAGTTTCCTCCGCCATTATCCAATACTTCATGGGATACACGCCCTGTGATGCGGATAACCTCTCCCTGCACCGTTTGAGCATGGCCCTGGGCGGGAATGAGATATTCCCACAGCTCTTGATGTTGCTTGGGCCAGGTGGTTGCCGTTACCTGAATGGGGGTGGTCCCATCGTGCATGATCCGATTTGCTACCGGCTCGACATCAAATAGCCGGTAAAGTTTGATTAGCGCGTCTGAAACTTCATCGACCTTGTCCTGATTGAACTTCTCACGAACGAATTCAAAATCCTTACCAATCCGCTTCACCGATTCTTTCATATCTGGCGTGACCGATGCACCAGCATTCAGCAGAATGGCGGCAATCTCCGCCAAATCGACAATATCACTATTCTGGCAATTGACTAATCCCTTAGCTAATGGCGTATTTCCCTTATTATTTTCAACGTTAATAGCAGCACCTTGGTTTACCAACTCTTGAACCACTGTGGTTCTATACCCATTGACCGCTGCATGTAACGGTGTTTCATTTTGGTAATCCACAGCGTCCAGATCCGCACCTAATTCAAGAAACAGGGCTACATTTCCTGACCAGTGTGAGGCATGAGCATGTAGAGGCGTGCGTTGATATTTGTCGCGTGCATTAATATCTGCCCCTTGCTCTACCAGCCAGCGGACCACTTCATCCGATATTTGACGAAAGCTGAGGGTCGTACCTTTGCTGTAGCCCCCACGGGCATCCCATTCACATTGCTCGAAAACTTCTTTTACAGCAGAAATATCATTATCTTTAACGAGTTTTTCCATATGAGCAGGTAAGGTTGCTTTCTTCTTAGCCATTACATTCTTCCTCTCCTTTGTGAATAACAACGTATGTTCCAATGGTAAGCTATGACGATTTAAGAGTAAGTAGATAATTTTCTGCAATTTTATCACACAGAGGAATTTAAAACCAATAACTGGGTTTCTTCCATCGTCAATTTGTTTTGCTATGTTATAATTTAGGTGAATGTTGATACTGGAGACGGATTGAAAAAAATATTTGAAATGATCGCCGCAATTCATGCGGTAGGCTTTTGATAATAGGAG
Coding sequences:
- a CDS encoding ankyrin repeat domain-containing protein; translated protein: MEKLVKDNDISAVKEVFEQCEWDARGGYSKGTTLSFRQISDEVVRWLVEQGADINARDKYQRTPLHAHASHWSGNVALFLELGADLDAVDYQNETPLHAAVNGYRTTVVQELVNQGAAINVENNKGNTPLAKGLVNCQNSDIVDLAEIAAILLNAGASVTPDMKESVKRIGKDFEFVREKFNQDKVDEVSDALIKLYRLFDVEPVANRIMHDGTTPIQVTATTWPKQHQELWEYLIPAQGHAQTVQGEVIRITGRVSHEVLDNGGGNWDAEYRKMLDALIRHLGIGAPLAPALLQEAANLVSRLHDGYDFDAPARLSELAVLWVLANPQPVAIEKPEYTR